Proteins from a genomic interval of Lolium perenne isolate Kyuss_39 chromosome 1, Kyuss_2.0, whole genome shotgun sequence:
- the LOC127327415 gene encoding transcription initiation factor IIB-2-like, giving the protein MEGAWSGFRGWSKVRSSEPLYAACLSIACRSKGSPRSLKELASATAERGAAARVEISRLAKHIRRRLGEEAAGRATGVGVVRASGYMRRFCKLVGMGDGEATAAMEAARRLEESDLEVPHNGESVAAGVVCLGLERAGAERPDVVWAVAAATGVSTATINNVCRKLRPHAELLFG; this is encoded by the coding sequence atGGAGGGGGCATGGTCGGGGTTCCGGGGCTGGTCCAAGGTCCGGAGCAGTGAGCCACTGTACGCGGCCTGCCTCTCCATCGCCTGCCGCAGCAAGGGCTCGCCGCGGTCGCTCAAGGAGCTGGCCTCGGCGACGGCCGAACGCGGCGCAGCGGCAAGGGTGGAGATCTCCAGGCTGGCCAAGCACATCAGGAGGCGGCTCGGGGAGGAGGCCGCCGGCCGGGCGACGGGCGTCGGAGTGGTGcgcgcgtccggctacatgcgtcGCTTCTGCAAGCTGGTCGGCATGGGGGACGGGGAGGCGACGGCGGCgatggaggcggcgcggcggctggAGGAGAGCGACCTGGAGGTGCCGCACAACGGCGAGTCCGTTGCGGCAGGCGTCGTCTGCTTGGGCCTCGAGCGCGCCGGCGCCGAAAGGCCCGACGTCGTCTGGGCCGTAGCGGCGGCCACCGGCGTCTCCACGGCCACCATCAACAATGTTTGCAGGAAGCTGCGCCCGCACGCCGAGCTGCTCTTTGGCTGA
- the LOC127326555 gene encoding transcription initiation factor IIB-like, translating into MHSSPADERVYCPDCHRATEVVLDHATGDTICTECALVLDAHYVDEGSEWRTFSDDGGGDDRDPSRVGSTGDPFLDAKLSTGITYAKKPAAAAGAGDNSKSLPRMSVPFDDGSASDRALVDAFRGISDMADRLGLVATIRDHAKETFKKLDDAKGCPRGRNRDAVYAACLYIACRNLGMPRTYKELASVTAEGAAARKDIGKMTLHIKKLLGEEEGQVMDIGVVRASDYLRRFCSRLGLGNQEVRDAGEAVRRLEEGLDVRRNPESIAAAIIYMVVQRAGAGRTVKDVAVATGVAEGTIKEAHKDLTPHAQMLFG; encoded by the coding sequence atgCACAGCTCGCCGGCGGACGAGCGGGTGTACTGCCCGGACTGCCACCGCGCGACGGAGGTGGTCCTCGACCACGCCACCGGCGACACAATCTGCACCGAGTGCGCGCTCGTCCTCGACGCGCACTACGTCGACGAAGGCTCCGAGTGGCGCACCTtcagcgacgacggcggcggcgacgaccgcGACCCCAGCCGCGTCGGCTCCACGGGCGACCCCTTCCTCGACGCCAAGCTCTCCACCGGCATCACCTACGCCAAgaagcccgccgccgccgcaggcgCAGGCGACAACTCCAAATCCTTGCCCAGGATGTCCGTGCCCTTCGACGACGGCTCGGCCTCCGACAGGGCCCTCGTCGACGCCTTCCGCGGCATCTCCGACATGGCGGACCGGCTCGGCCTCGTGGCCACCATCCGGGACCACGCCAAGGAGACGTTCAAGAAGCTCGACGACGCCAAGGGCTGCCCGCGCGGCCGCAACCGGGACGCCGTCTACGCTGCATGCCTCTACATCGCCTGCCGCAACCTCGGCATGCCGCGCACCTACAAGGAGCTCGCATCCGTCACCGCCGAGGGCGCCGCCGCAAGGAAGGACATCGGCAAGATGACGCTGCACATCAAGAAGCTGCTCGGCGAGGAGGAAGGCCAGGTCATGGACATCGGCGTCGTGCGCGCATCCGACTACCTGCGCCGCTTCTGCTCCAGGCTCGGCCTGGGAAACCAGGAGGTGCGCGACGCAGGGGAGGCCGTGCGGAGGCTCGAGGAAGGACTCGACGTGCGCCGCAACCCAGAGTCCATCGCCGCCGCAATCATCTACATGGTCGTGCAGCGCGCCGGCGCTGGCAGGACGGTCAAGGACGTGGCCGTTGCCACCGGCGTCGCCGAGGGAACCATCAAGGAGGCGCACAAGGACCTCACGCCGCACGCCCAGATGCTCTTCGGATAA